The sequence GGACGAGGCTCGGCGGGAAGGGGGTCCAAGGGGGCGTCCAGCGGCATGGCGCGGTCCGTTCGGTGAGGGTGCCGCCCGCGAGGGCTGCAGCAGGGCGGGGGGCATGGCGGCGGAAGACGAGGGGCTGCCGCGGTCGACTTGCCTGCATGGGTGCGGCGCGGTTCCGGCGGCGAAGCGCCCCACCCTACGGGGAGGGCAGCCGTGCACCGGGTGCTCCGGCGGGGCATTGGGGCGCAGGTCTCGTCCGCACCGGCGTGCCGCATGACTACTTTATTTATCAATCATCGAGTAGGGTGGCGGCATGCGAGCCTTCGGATTCCTCAGCTTCGGCCACTACGGCGGCAGCCCCGCGCAGGGCGGGCTCAGCGCCCGCCAGATGCTCCACGACGCGATCGACATCTCCGTCGGCGCGGACGAGCTCGGCGTGAACGGCGCCTACTTCCGCGTCCACCACTTCGCCCAGCAGTCCGCCTCCCCGATGCCGCTGCTCTCCGCGGTCGCGGCGCGCACGCAGCGGATCGAGGTGGGCACGGGCGTGATCGACATGCGCTACGAGAACCCGCTGTATTTCGCCGAGGAGGCCGCGGCGCTCGATCTCATCGCCGACGGGCGGGTGGCGCTCGGCGTCTCGCGCGGCAGCCCCGAGCCGGCGGACCGCGGCTGGGAGTCCTTCGGCTACACCGGGTCGACGGACCCGCGCGGGGCGGACATCGCGCGCGAGAAGTTCGACGTGTTCCTGCGGGCCATCCAGGGCGAAGGCATGGCCCGCGCCGCGGAGCGGCCCTACATGTCCCCCGCCGCGCCGGGCTCCGATCTGCGGATCGAGCCCCACTCCCCCGAGCTGATCCGCCGGATCTGGTGGGGCGCGGGCTCGCGCGATTCCGCCGAGAGCACGGGCCGGCAGGGACTGAACCTCATGAGCTCGACCCTGCTCACCGAGGCGACCGGCGCCTCCTTCGGCGACCTGCAGGCCGAACAGATCGAGCGCTACCGCACCGCCTTCCGCGAGGCCGGGCACACGCACGCCCCGCGCGTCTCCGTCTCGCGCAGCGTGTTCCCGATCGTGACCGCCCAGGACCGCATGCTCTTCGGCATGCGCCCCGGGGAGGATGCGGACCAGATCGGCATCATCGACGGGCACCGCTCCACCTTCGGCCGCACCTACGCCGGGGAGCCGGATCAGCTCATCGAGCAGCTGAAGGCCGACGCCGCCGTCCAGGCCGCCGACACCCTCATGCTCACGATCCCCTCGCAGGCAGGTGTGGACCTCAACCTCCACATCCTGCAGAACTTCGCCGAGCACGTCGCCCCCGCGCTGGGCTGGAAGCCGAACACCGAGGGCCCGGTCCTGGGGGACACCGCCTGACAGCCCCTCCGCCCCCGAAGCTCGGGGCCGGTCAGGAGCCGGGCCGCCGCCACATGGTGCACCACCGCAGCACATGCTCCGCCGGGCCGTAGCGGTGGCGCTTCAGCCACCAGGTGCTCACCGCCACCTGAGCGGCGAAGACGACGAGCGTGAGCACGAGCAGCATCGGCGGGGACACCTGCCCGGCGAGGCCGAGGCCGACGCCGGTGAACAGGAGGACCCCCACGGCCGACTGGGCCAGGTAGTTCGTCAGCGCGATGCGCCCGACGGGCGCCAGGGCCGTGCGCAGCCACGCGCCCCGGGACGTGTGCATCAGCCGGACCAGGGTCGCCACGTAGGCGGCGGTCAGGAACGGG comes from Brachybacterium faecium DSM 4810 and encodes:
- a CDS encoding flavin-dependent oxidoreductase, F420-dependent methylene-tetrahydromethanopterin reductase (PFAM: Luciferase-like monooxygenase), giving the protein MRAFGFLSFGHYGGSPAQGGLSARQMLHDAIDISVGADELGVNGAYFRVHHFAQQSASPMPLLSAVAARTQRIEVGTGVIDMRYENPLYFAEEAAALDLIADGRVALGVSRGSPEPADRGWESFGYTGSTDPRGADIAREKFDVFLRAIQGEGMARAAERPYMSPAAPGSDLRIEPHSPELIRRIWWGAGSRDSAESTGRQGLNLMSSTLLTEATGASFGDLQAEQIERYRTAFREAGHTHAPRVSVSRSVFPIVTAQDRMLFGMRPGEDADQIGIIDGHRSTFGRTYAGEPDQLIEQLKADAAVQAADTLMLTIPSQAGVDLNLHILQNFAEHVAPALGWKPNTEGPVLGDTA